CGCGCTCCGCGAGAATATGAGTTTCCAGCGACTTCCGCCCGCTTGCCGCCACAATAAGGCGGCACGGATGCCTGCCAGCAATAAAGCCCGGATTTTTGCCGCATTTTCGGGGTTGGCAAGGTGATTTTGGTCGCCTTTGATCATAATGCGCGGTCCCAGTTTGCTGACGGTGGTGGTGTAGATTTCAGCGAGCCGTGCAATCATATTGGGGTGGGTCATGGCGAAAAAGTCCAGTTGTTGTTGGGCGTTTTCGATATTTTTGAGTAATGACTGGAACATATCCGGGTCATTGGCGAGTTTCTTTTCCAGATACAGCAAATTGACTGCGTAACGGGTGGCTTCGATGTCTTTGGGTTTGCCATCGGGGTTCAAGGTGCTAGCGCCGAGTTGGTACATCAGTACCCGAAAGCCGGTTCTGAGTTTGTTAGCACCACCGTAAAGAGCTTCGGGGCTAGAGTGGTCTTCTGTCAAGATGCTGTTGATGCAGGCTTCAAACAGTTCGCTATCAACATTGCCACGCGCGGCAATTTGCGTGACACCTTCTACACACTGAAACAGTGCGGCAAGGGCTAGGGTTCGATTACGGTTATTGGCTTCCACAGGTTTTTAGTAAATCCGCGTTGAATATGTGTTGTGAGGATAAGGGTTTATACAAATAATTCAAGTTATCCCTAGGGATGTGGGCACGTGCTTGCCATTGCGTCAATGATACCACCGCCTAAACAGGTGTCATCTTGATAAAACACAATGGATTGTCCGGGGGTAATGGCGCGTTGTGCCTGGGGAAAGCACACCGCGCTGTGACCATCGGGTTTGAGGGTGACTTGGCAGGTTTCCTCTGTCTGACGGTAGCGGATTTTGGCTTTGCATTCAAACTGTTCACCAGGGGCTTGACCCGCCACCCAATGCAATTGCGAGGCTAACAAGAAGTGCTTCATCAGCAATTCGTGTTGATGCCCTTGGGTCACGATCAGGTGATTGTTTGCCATGTCTTTGTCGACCACGAACCAAGGGGATTCATCCGCGTCTTTGCGTCCGCCAATGCCTAAGCCTTGGCGCTGACCGAGGGTGTAGTACATTAAACCGTGGTGTTTGCCGATGATCTCATTGTCAGGGGTTACGATATTGCCGGGTTGAGCGGGCAGAAAGCGTTGTAGGAAATCGCGGAATTTACGTTCGCCAATGAAGCAAATGCCAGTACTGTCTTTTTTGCGGGCGGTGGTGAATCCGGCGGTTTCTGCCAATTCGCGCACCTTGCTTTTTTGCAATTCCCCAACCGGAAACAGGCTGCGTTGCAATTGGTGCTGTTGCAGGGTGTAGAGGAAATAGGTTTGGTCTTTGTTAGCATCCACGCCCTTGAGCATTCGCACTGTGCCGTCTGGGTCACGCGCAATGCGGGCATAGTGTCCGGTGGCGATATAGTCCGCGCCCAACTCCAGCGCAAGCTCCAAGAAAGCTTTGAACTTGATTTCCTTATTGCACATGATGTCGGGGTTAGGGGTACGCCCGGCGCGGTATTCTTCCAGGAAGTAGGTGAAGACGCGCTCCCAGTATTCGCTGGCGAAATTGCGGGTATGCAGGGTGATGCCTAACTGGTCGGCAACGGCTTGCGCATCGGCAAGGTCAACCGCTGCGGAGCAATAGTCTTCGGTGTCGTCTTCTTCCCAATTTTTCATGAACAAGCCTTCCACTTGGTAGCCTTGTTCCAGCAGCAACAATGCAGCAACCGAGGAGTCGACCCCCCCGGACATGCCGACAATGACTTTTTGCGTGGCGTGTTGCGTAACGTTAGTCATTGGCGATGAAATAGTGCAGGCTGTCAAGCGAATGGCGTACCCCCGATTCATACATGTCGAGTGAACGCCCGACCAAATCGCTGCGCCAGACACAAGGTTGCTGCTGGCGGATTTGCTCACGGGTCAGCCAGTGAACGGCGCTAATATCCGGGTCGATTTGGTAGCCGGGGACAGGTTCAAGCAGCGTGCCGGTGAATGTGAAACGCAGGTAAACACGGTCAGGGTCGTCGCGTTGCATGTGAAAAATACCGAGTAGGGCGGTTGGCTCAAAGTTCCAGCCGGTTTCTTCCAGCGTTTCGCGCCGTACCGCATCCAGCAGGCTTTCGCCGTGTTCCATGTGTCCGGCAGGCTGATTGATGGTGAGTTGCCCGCCATGCATTTCTTCGACCATTAGAAAGCGGTTATTGTGTTCAATGACACTGGCGACGGTGACGCGGGGTTTCCAAACCATAATGAGCATCCTTCAGCGGGAAAGCGGAGTATTCTACACACAATTTCCCTGCATTGGTCTATAATGCACTCGTTAAAATAAACCGATAATCAGGGTATGGGTATGATGGATGAATCTTTCCTCGATGGTGAACACGCGCTTTTTTTAGAACAACTGTATGAGCGCTATCAGCAAGACCCACATAGCATAGATCCGCAATGGCAAGCCTACTTTAAGCGCTTGGATACCGAGCCTGTTACCCGCAGCCCTGTGCCTAATGCGCACAATGGTAATGGCAAAGTGTTGGAACAGCGTAGTGAACAATTGCATGTTTCGCGCTTAATCAATGCCTACCGTTACTTGGGGCATTTGGAAGCCAACACCAACCCACTCGGTGATTACGCTTACAAAGTGGGTGTGCCGCAGTTGATGCTGGAACACCACGGGCTGGAAAATGTTGACCTTGATACCGTATTTGACCCCGGTTCGTTCAATATCACCGCCAAGCCAACCTTGGGCAATATTGTCAACGCACTGCGTGAAACCTACCTACGCACGATCGGTTTTGAATACATGCATATCTTGGATGTGCAAGAAAAACGTTGGCTGCAAAAGCGCATCGAACCGAATATGGGGCACGGCAAACTGACCCACCCCGAACGCCGTAAAATCCTCGAACAACTCACCGCAGCAGAAGGTTTTGAACAATACTTGCATCGCCGTTACGTCGGGCAAAAGCGTTTCGGGCTGGAAGGTGGCGAAAGTCTGATTCCGTTATTGCAAACCCTGATCCACGAAGGCGGCAAACAGGGTTTGCAGGAAATGGTGATCGGTATGGCGCATCGGGGACGTTTAAATGTCCTCACCAATGTGCTGTGTAAGCCTGCGGGCGAGCTGTTCAGTGAGTTTGAAGGCAAAATCGACGAAACCTATACGGGTGACGTGAAATACCACAAAGGCTTTTCCTGTGATGTCAGCACCGAAGGCGGCCCTATGCATTTGGTATTGGCGTTTAACCCCTCGCATCTGGAAATTGTCAGCCCGGTGATGGAAGGTTCAGTCCGCGCCCGTCAAGACCGGCGCGAAGACAAAGACGGTGACCAAGTGTTGGGCATTTCGATCCACGGCGATGCGGCATTTGCAGGGCAGGGCGTGGTGATGGAAACTTTCAATATGGCGCAAACCCGTGGCTACCGTACTCGCGGCACGATCCATGTCGTTATCAATAACCAGATTGGGTTTACCACCAGCACAGTGTCGGACAGCCGTTCGACCTATTACCCGACGGACGTGGCGAAAATGATCAACGCGCCGATTTTCCACGTCAACGGCGATGACCCCGAAGCGGTGGTGTATGCCACGCAAGTGGCGCTCGAATACCGTCAGCTATTCCAAAAAGACGTGGTAATCGACTTGGTGTGTTATCGCCGCTTAGGGCATAACGAAGCCGATGAACCGAACATGACTCAACCGGTGATGTACAGCACCATTCGCAGTTTGCCCACGACCCGCGCCAAATACGCGCAGCGGCTTGCCGAAGCGGGTGTGGTCAGCGAAGGTGGCGCAAAAGGCTTGATCGACGCTTACCGCACCAAGCTGTCTAACGGCGGTGTGACCTGTTGTAATAGCCAGACGCGCTCTGGTTTGCCTGCCGAATTGCAAACGCATTGGAAAGCGTATCTTGGGCAACCTTGGCGGCAGCACATTGACACGACGTGTTCCGCAGAACACATTCAAAGCATTAGCGCCCGCTGGATCAGCAATATCCCCGCTGATTTCGTGGTGCATCCGCGTGTGTTCAAGGTGCTGGAAGCGCGGGCGGCGATGGGGCGCGGTGAAATCGCGGCGGACTGGGGCTTTGGTGAAAACCTTGCTTATGCCACTTTGGTGGAGGAGGGTTTTGATGTGCGCTTATCGGGGCAGGATTGTGGTCGCGGCACATTTTCACACCGTCACTCGGTATTGCATCACCAGCAGCGGCGTGAACAGTGGATTCCGTTGCAACACACCGCCGATTTTCAAGCCAGATTTACGGTGATTGACTCGGTGTTGTCGGAAGAGGCGGTGTTGGCGTTTGAATACGGTTACGCTACGGCAGAACCGGATACACTGGTGATTTGGGAGGCGCAATTTGGCGACTTCGTGAACGGGGCGCAGGTGGTGATTGACCAGTTTATCAGTTCCGGCGAACAGAAATGGCAGCGTTTGTGCGGGCTAGTGATGTTCCTGCCACACGGCTTGGAAGGGCAGGGGCCGGAACACTCATCAGCGCGTCTGGAACGTTTTGTGCAAATGGCGGCACAGGAAAACATGCATATTTGCATTCCATCCAACCCCGCGCAGGTATTCCACATGTTGCGGCGGCAAATGCTGCGTAAATACCGCAAGCCCTTGATTGTGTTTACGCCGAAAAGTTTGTTGCGGCATCCGTTGGCGGTTAGCCCGCTGGAAGACTTTACGCTGGGGCAATTTGAAGTCGTGCTGGATGATGTGGATATCACCGATGTGGATGCGAAAGAGCAGGTGACACGGGTGATTCTGTGCAGCGGCAAGGTGTTCTACGATTTGCTGGAAGAACGGCGCAAACACACGCTGACCAATACGGCGATTATCCGTTTGGAACAGCTTTACCCATTCCCCGGACAAGAATTGGTGGATGTAATGGAGTATTACCCCAACGTTAAAACCGTGATTTGGTGTCAGGAAGAACCCGTGAATCAGGGCGCGTGGAATGGCATTAAACACCGTTTCGATGCGTATGATTATACCGAAGTGGTGTGTGTAAGCCGCCCGGCGATGGCAGCACCTGCGGTAGGGTCATTGTATATGCACCAGCGGCAGCAACAGGCGTTGGTGCGTGAAGCGTTGGGGTTGGATGGGGATTAAACACCTAGTTAAAGCGACAAACGCCCCAATTCATCCGTTGGCACTTGCACCAATAAGGGGTTGGTATTCGGTTGCAACCAGCGCAATACCTCCAGCAGGTGCTCCCGATCCATTCCGGTGCAACCGGAAGTTGGGGTTTGCGGGTCTAGCCACACATGCAGGAAAATTGCGCTCCCATACCCAGGTGTAACCGGCTGGGTGTTATGCTCCACTATCATGCCGTATTCGTACTGATGATCAGCGCGACGCATCAACTCAAACGACGCCCAATGCTGTTTCGGGGTATTGGGCTGATCCGCACGGATACTGCGCCACTGGTTGTAATCGGCGGAATCCACCGCATCCACAAAATAATCGCGCTCAGTCGCAGTGCGGTAGGGCATTTGCAAACCTTGCGGGGCATCAGCGGCATAGCCAAACGCGGTTCCTAAACGAAACACACCGGCGGGTGCTTTACCATCACCCTCGCGTTTTTGCACTCCATCTGACGGATTCGTGTGCAAACCCGCACCCCAGCCCAAACCGTTGCGCCCCAGCTTAACGGGGATTGCATCACCTACCGGATACCAAGCCGCAGTGCGTTTTTCCATGCGCTTTAAGGTTGCATCTGTTGTTTTCCAATCTGAAGTCGTCACCAACAACACTTGCGTGGTAGTATTCGGCAGGTTGATTTCAAGCAATTGCTGTTCCAGGCGTGGGGAGCAAGCTGACAATACACCAAGCAAAATCATCAGCGGCAATAACTGCCACCAATAGAAACGTTTCATTCAATAATCCATGCCATAGGTGGAAAGAAAGGGTACTCAAGGAAACTGCCATTTTATCACCCTTTACGTTAGTTCCATATTTCGCATAATACATATTATGTCAAATTGACATAATATAAGTGTTATGTAGATGTGTGTTATACATGAACTGTAGAGACGCAAAATCTTGCATAATGAAAATCAGCGTTTGCAGATGGGTGAATCATCCGGTGTTTCGACACTGCGTACAATCGTATCCACAAAGGTATTCAATTCTTCAGTCGAGATGACGGTCAGCATTCGACTCATCACATCAGGGTTTACTTGTGCAATGGTTTGATGCCCACCGGCTAATTGCAAGTAAATGCCTGCGGTGCTTTTGCTGTCATCATCCTCAAGTCCTGCCTCTACCAGTGCCTGATCCGCTTCACTAAGCTCATCGTAGAGGTCGTCCAGCATGTCCCATAAGTCATCGTCTACCCCTTCAGCAATTTTCAGGACAATAGCCCCCTGGACTGGCTCGATTTCGCGTTCAAAGTGCAATTCATGCTCATGTAATGCTTCAATAAACCGGTCGGCAATGCTTTGGGTGAAAAACAAATATTCGAGTGTTTCATTCATGATAACTGACAACCTATTGATTTTCTTTGCTGGAAATGCGTAGTAAAATGCTGTCTAACCAGCGTGTAGGCAATACCCGCCGTAAAACCCAAAAAAGATGCGCAGGTACAGTCACTTGATAACGTGCTTTAGGATTCGGGCTTTCCAAGGCATGAATGACCTTCTCTAACACAGCTTCTGGTGGCAAGGTAAAGGGAGCAGCAGGCCCTTCCTTCTCAAGGCGGCGAATTGCGCCTTGGTACTTTTGCCGATGCACGCTTTGATCAATACTGACATGCGTCTTCAATGACTGCAAAGCATTCGCCCTGAAACGGCTCTCAATGGGCCCAGGTTCAATCAGGCACACTTTGATGTCGGTATCTGCCAGCTCCAAACGTAAGGTGTCTGCCATGCCTTCTATGGCGTATTTGCTGGCATTGTACGCGCCACGAAATGGCAATGCCACGTAACCCAACAACGAACTGTTATAAATAATGCGACCTTCATTGCGTTGTCGTAACAGCGGCATAACCATTGTCGTCAACTGATGCCAGCCAAAGACATTGGTCGCGAATTGCTGTTCCAGTGCGGTGCGGGACAGGTCTTCCAACGCCCCTGCCTGCCCGTAAGCGCCATTATGAAACACGGCGTACAATTCGCTATTGGTGCGCAACATCAGCTCGTATACCGCATCCTGCACGCTTTCAGGATCGGCAAGATCCAGTTGCAAGGTCTTAAAGCCTTCTGCTTCCAAACGTTCGACATCTTCCTGTTTGCGTGCAGAAGCAAACACTTGATAACCCCGTTCCCGCAAGCCTTTTGCCACGCAGTAGCCAATGCCGCTGGAACAGCCGGTAATCAACACATTACGCATGTTTTTTCATTCCTTTGCACATTGTGAGATGAGAATGTAGCCTGATTCATTGAATTCATGCAAGTACGCCCCTATTATCACGACCTGCTAATATACACGGACTGGAGTCTCAATATGCCTATTTATGCTTATCAATGCAGTGCTTGTGGTCATGAAATGGAAGCGCTGCAAAAAATGTCAGATGCACCCCTGACGGATTGCCCTGCTTGTCATGCCTCCACATTGGCGAAAACGGTAACAGCCGCTGCATTTCGCCTGGGTGGCGGTGGTTGGTACGAAACCGACTTCAAAAGCGGCAACAAAAAGAATCTCGCCAATAATGATGCACCTTCTGCTGCTTGTGGAACAGGCGCGTGTCCGGCTTGTAAATAAGCATGAGCGCAGGAAACTCCCTTTAAAGCCACTCATCGGAAACCATATAGCACGCATTGCTTATTACCTAGCGACCAGAATAAAATGGCTACGGTTGCTTAATTACAACAATAAAAGGTTACGAGCATTATGAAAAAATCTATTCTGGTAGCAGCAGCTATTGCTGCGCTTTCAAGTTCTTCGGTGTTTGCTGGTGGTTCTGTCTTTGGCGGTAGTTCTTCTGAAGACAGTACCGGTGCTATTTACGGTGGTGCGAGCATTGGTCAGTCCAGTGATGGAAGCTGTGAGGCAGCTAACAGCATGTTGGATGAGCTAAATGACTTAGCTGGAAGCGAGCTCTTAGCAACAAGTGATTGCGCAAATGCCAGTGCGTGGAAAGTATTTGGTGGCTACAAAGTCACCCCGAACCTTGCAGTTGAAGGATCATATAATAATTTAGGTAAATATACTGATAGTGCTGAAATTCAAGCCATTCCTGGGGTTAATGTTGATCCAAATTTAGTATCGACTGTCTCAGAAATGACTGCGATCGGCGTATCCGGTGTGGCAAGTACTCCTATAACTAATGAATTTAATGTATTTGGCAAAATGGGTGTTGCTTCTTGGAGCAAAGAAACAGAACTTTCCAACACCAATACTAGAACGGGAGTACAAGATCCACCATTGTCAGCTAAAACTGACGGGGTTGACTTAACTTTAGGCGCAGGTGCTGAATATAAAATTAATGACAACTGGGGTGTCCGTGGTGAGGTTGAGCGCTTCGATGGTCTCAACGCCAACCTCTACTCAGTTGGTGCGAGTTTCTCAACGTTCTGATAATCCAAAAAATCTCAGAGTAGCCCCTTTCTTTTTCAAGAGAGGGGCTTTTTACCAAGGAAACCCCCCATGAAACTTTCCTATTTGATTGGTCTGATCAGCTTGAGTGTTGCCCCCTCCATCACTTTTGCTAACGATATATTTTCTGCTACTGAAGCAGATTCAGGAATGCCCGGTCAATTCTACGCTGGTTTTAGCTTACTCAAATCAGATGCTGAATGTAATTATGAAGGTGTTGCTTGTGACAGTACCGGCTATAAAATAGCAACTGGCTACAAATTTAATGATAATTTTGCTGTTGAAGGTGGGTATTACGACCTGTTTACCAATGACGGCACGAATGCCACCACAGGTGAAAAATCCACGGTTAATGGTTCCGGGTTAGCACTCTCTACCATCGGTACATACTCTATTGATGGCAAAAGCTCCCTGTCCGGTAAAGTGGGCTTCATGGCATGGGATGCCGAAGCCAATAAAGCCGGTGTACCCGTCGTCGGCATGAGCGGTACGGATATATTGCTAGGTGTTGGTGCTGGTTATCGGTTGAATGATCATTGGCAACTTCGTGGCGAATATGAACAAATTGGTGGTGATTTGGAGGCGAAAGTCTATTCTTTAGGTACGACACTTTCCACTTTGTAACACGCTATACCCGCTTTCCTGTATCTCGCTTGCGTATCAGGCTGTCAGGGCTTAACATTCCCGCCTTTACAGTGCAACGTTCCCGGCTTAAATAACAAATCGGGGCAGATTGAAACCAACAGGAATAAGCAATGCGTAGCCATTATTGTGGGCAGGTGGATGAAACCCTGCTAGATCAGCAAGTAACTTTGTGTGGATGGGTCAACCGTCGCCGTGACCACGGTGGGGTTATTTTTATCGACTTGCGTGACCGTGAAGGCTTAGTGCAGGTTGTCTTTGACCCAGACAGAGCCGATGTTTTCCAAACTGCTGAAAGAGCGCGTAATGAATATGTGTTGCAAGTTGTAGGCAAAGTGCGTCAGCGCCCGGCTGGCACCGAAAACGCTAATTTGCGTAGTGGGCAAATTGAGATCCTCGGTCTTGAGCTAAATGTGTTGAATGCGGCTGAAACGCCACCATTCCAGTTAGATGAAGATAACGTTGGTGAGGAAACCCGTTTAACTTACCGTTACATTGACCTACGCCGCCCTGAAATGCAAAAGCGGATGCAAACCCGTGCCAAAGTAACCGGTTTCTTACGGCGCTTCCTCGAAGATAACGGCTTCCTCGACATCGAAACCCCGATGCTGACCAAAGCAACCCCTGAAGGTGCGCGTGACTATCTCGTGCCTAGCCGTACCCATCCGGGGTCGTTCTTCGCCCTGCCCCAATCACCGCAATTGTTCAAACAGTTGCTGATGATGTCGGGGATGGATCGTTATTACCAATTTGCCCGTTGCTTCCGTGACGAAGACTTACGCGCAGACCGTCAGCCTGAATTCACTCAGTTGGACATTGAAACCTCCTTTATGGATGACAATGCCATTATGAGTATGATGGAAACCATGATGCGGGCGACCTTCAAGGAAACCTTGGGCGTAGAGTTGCCGAATCCGTTCCCGCGTATGCCCTACTCCGAAGCCATGCATCGCTTTGGTTCTGACAAACCGGATATGCGGATTCCACTGGAATTCATCGAAGTCAGTGACTTAATGGAAAGCGTGGAATTCAAAGTTTTCTCTGCCCCTGCTAAAGACCCTAACAGCCGTGTCGTAGCGATGCGTCTACCAAAAGGCGGTGATTTATCACGTAAAGAGATTGATGACTACACCACCTTTGTCGGGCGTTACGGCGCAAAGGGCTTGGCATATATCAAAGTCAATGACGCGGCTGCTGGGCGTGATGGCTTGCAATCCCCTATTCTGAAGTTCCTGCCAGATGAAACAGTTAGCGGCATTATGGAACGCACTGGCGCACAAACCGGCGATTTGATCTTCTTTGGCGCTGACAAATCCCGTGTGGTTAACGACGCTTTAGGCGCGTTGCGCGTAAAGCTGGGACATGATCGCGGTTTGGTTGAAGGCGCTTGGGCGGCATTGTGGGTTGTGGATTTCCCCATGTTTGAATGGGATGACAAAGACAACCGTTGGGTTGCCTTGCATCACCCCTTCACCGCACCGAAAGGCTCACCGGAAGAATTGCTGGCAAATCCGGGGCAAGCGCTGTCTATCGCTTACGATATGGTATTGAATGGTACGGAAGTCGGCGGTGGTTCTGTGCGTATCCACAATATGGAAATGCAGAAGTCGGTGTTTAAACTGCTGGGGATTTCTGATGAAGAAGCTCAAGAGAAGTTTGGCTTCTTATTAAATGCCCTGAAATACGGTTGCCCTCCACACGGTGGTTTGGCATTTGGCTTGGATCGGTTGATCATGCTGATGACTGGCAGTCAGTCGATTCGTGATGTCATGGCATTCCCGAAAACGCAAACGGCTGCTTGCCCATTGACGGATGCACCGGCTGAAGTGAATGCTAAGCAATTACGTGAATTGAATATTCGTGTGCAATTACCACAAAAATAATAGTTGTACAAATCAACTATAATGCGTTTAGTTGCTTCTTTCTTTTTGTGAGAAAGAAGCAACTTCCTCACAAAAAGCTATTGCCTGCATGATTTTTAAAGAGCTCAGCGTTTCTCACATAGCCTTGTACAGTCTGTACAGATTTATGTCGCGATATATCCATTATCTTAAATAAATTAGCGCCAGCTTCAGCAGCGGTAGTAATGAATCCCGACCGTAAGCTATGCCCACTAAAGTCTTCTGCATTCAAGCCTGCTGCTTTTGCGTAACGTTTTACAATGTCAGCCACGGAACGATCACTCAAGGTTTGTTTGCGAATCTTACCGTATTTGGTAATCGGTCTGAAAATGGTACCTTCGGTAAGATTAGCTGCTTTTAGATAGTCTTTGAGGACACCAACAACATTTAAGCGTCCATTTAAAATGGCAATGGTGTGACCCTCTCCTTCTTGGTCTGTTTTCGATTTTTGTATCAAAATCTTCAAACCATCCGGTACTTCTTCAATATCTGCCACGGTTAACGCCACCAATTCAGACCGACGAAATGCACCCGCAAATCCTAAAATCAGGATTAACTTGTCCCGCTTGCCCTGCAAGGTTTGCGTATTACAATGCGCCATCATCTGGTAAATCTTATCCACGGTAGCTGCTGCTTTCTTACGTGTACGTACCCTGTTTGCGCGGCGAATACCTTTTAAAGTAACACTAACCAATTTGTTGGTTGTCGGTGTTTCGTACCCTGCTGCTTCATGGGCGTAACGAATAGCCCCAACACGACGATTTAATGTTGATGGCGAAATACCCGCTTGCGCTTGATCTGCTAAAAAGTCAGCAATCGTTGTTGCGGTAGCGGGAATCGCCACCAGCCCTCTTTCTTGACACCATGCTGCAAAGATCTTGACATCGGCACGATAGGCGCGTCGTGTCGAAGCACTCGTCGCTTCAACAACAAAACGCTGAACATTTTCACTAAGTTCGTTCGAGACTGAACCTATTGCCTGAAAATCACTCATTTATTACCTTTTTTCTTAACTTCTGAGAATATCAGTTATCAGAAGTTAAAGCATTTAGTTAAATTTTAATAAACATAAACGTATTTACGTAAATTTTATTAAAATTGTTTAAAAACAAAAGCTTAAATTCTAAAGTTGTTATTTTATTTTTAAGTAGTTTACTTATTTAGTATCTGATGAGCTCAAAAATGGTGGCAGGCTTGCCACTCCGACCATCAGAACGGTGCTTAACTGTACGTTTGATGCGTCCTTGCGTTTCCAATGACTTCAACAAGGTATTCATCGCTGCTGATTTAATATTTTGCTGAAAAACGTTGACACGGATCTGTGTTGTGGTTAAGCCCCCGTGTTTGCGCAACGCCGCGATGATTTTGCCTTCATCTTCGTTCTGCTCACCTTCAAAGATGTAGGCGACGCTGCCAAGGCAGTAATCCCAAATATGTGTGGCGGCGTGTAAATGTTTTGGCATGACTTGATCGGTGCAATCCAGCAAGGCAAAAATGCAAGCGATGCGTAACACTTGCACCCGTGAGCGTTCCGACATCGGTGAATTCACTTTCGCTAATGACAGTGCCAAGGTTGACCATAACTCCAAGGATTCAGGGGAAAGCGATAATTCATTCAAGTCGCTGGAAAACTGAATCGCTTTGGCGACCTCATCCGCGTAATGCAGCATTTTGACAACGGGAATGCTTTCAGGAATCGCTACAATTTTCGGGCGACGCACACAGATCCATAAAATGCGGCTGGCTAAGGCGGTGGCGTACTCGCTTTGCTCCAAACGTTTTACCAACTCTTCATAAGTAATGTGACCGACGAAACACACATGCGCATCCGTAACCGTTACGCGATTATTTTTGGTCAAGGGGGAAAAGTTACCCGTGTCCCAAAAGCGGCGAATCGCGGCTGAAACCGTATTGCCTTCACGTCGCGCCGCTTGCAGAACAGCCGCGAATTCCTCTTCGAGTATCATCAAGCGTTTGTCGGGAACGCCTTTGTCGGTGGGGTTGCCATCTTCATCGTCCGTATCCGCTGGGTCGCGCACTGCCCATGCTAACCCTTCCCCGCTCGACATTGGTCCGTCTCGGTATAACGCCAATGGCAAACCCAATTTACGGAGTTGCACGTTGACGTAATCCTGCATGAGTTTTCTGACGGGGGAAGCCGCTGTACCTTTACCACCACCGGCAGAACTCGCTGTCACACTGAATAGGCGCGGTGGCGCTTCTACATCGCCCAAACGCAATACGGCTTTGTTGCCAAAATAAGCACCTGCCCAAGTTAATAAGTGAATCAACACGCCAATCGGATCCGCCTCTGACTGTTGACAGGCATCAAAAGCAAAGCGCCCTGCTATTCCGTAGTAACAGCCTTCGTGGGGAATCGGAAACTCTGACGGCGCGTCTTCTATCTCTATCGCATTGTTTGAGCCTGTTTCAGGCAGCTTGACAACATTGCTCATGGTACTTTCCTTTTCGCGGCTTAACTAAGTACGTGATTATATACAATAAAAAATGAGTTAATTTTTACTATATATTACTGTTTTATAGC
The window above is part of the Thiothrix winogradskyi genome. Proteins encoded here:
- the hflD gene encoding high frequency lysogenization protein HflD; translated protein: MEANNRNRTLALAALFQCVEGVTQIAARGNVDSELFEACINSILTEDHSSPEALYGGANKLRTGFRVLMYQLGASTLNPDGKPKDIEATRYAVNLLYLEKKLANDPDMFQSLLKNIENAQQQLDFFAMTHPNMIARLAEIYTTTVSKLGPRIMIKGDQNHLANPENAAKIRALLLAGIRAALLWRQAGGSRWKLIFSRSAMQKEAQQFLARN
- the mnmA gene encoding tRNA 2-thiouridine(34) synthase MnmA; its protein translation is MTNVTQHATQKVIVGMSGGVDSSVAALLLLEQGYQVEGLFMKNWEEDDTEDYCSAAVDLADAQAVADQLGITLHTRNFASEYWERVFTYFLEEYRAGRTPNPDIMCNKEIKFKAFLELALELGADYIATGHYARIARDPDGTVRMLKGVDANKDQTYFLYTLQQHQLQRSLFPVGELQKSKVRELAETAGFTTARKKDSTGICFIGERKFRDFLQRFLPAQPGNIVTPDNEIIGKHHGLMYYTLGQRQGLGIGGRKDADESPWFVVDKDMANNHLIVTQGHQHELLMKHFLLASQLHWVAGQAPGEQFECKAKIRYRQTEETCQVTLKPDGHSAVCFPQAQRAITPGQSIVFYQDDTCLGGGIIDAMASTCPHP
- a CDS encoding NUDIX hydrolase — encoded protein: MVWKPRVTVASVIEHNNRFLMVEEMHGGQLTINQPAGHMEHGESLLDAVRRETLEETGWNFEPTALLGIFHMQRDDPDRVYLRFTFTGTLLEPVPGYQIDPDISAVHWLTREQIRQQQPCVWRSDLVGRSLDMYESGVRHSLDSLHYFIAND
- a CDS encoding 2-oxoglutarate dehydrogenase E1 component; the protein is MMDESFLDGEHALFLEQLYERYQQDPHSIDPQWQAYFKRLDTEPVTRSPVPNAHNGNGKVLEQRSEQLHVSRLINAYRYLGHLEANTNPLGDYAYKVGVPQLMLEHHGLENVDLDTVFDPGSFNITAKPTLGNIVNALRETYLRTIGFEYMHILDVQEKRWLQKRIEPNMGHGKLTHPERRKILEQLTAAEGFEQYLHRRYVGQKRFGLEGGESLIPLLQTLIHEGGKQGLQEMVIGMAHRGRLNVLTNVLCKPAGELFSEFEGKIDETYTGDVKYHKGFSCDVSTEGGPMHLVLAFNPSHLEIVSPVMEGSVRARQDRREDKDGDQVLGISIHGDAAFAGQGVVMETFNMAQTRGYRTRGTIHVVINNQIGFTTSTVSDSRSTYYPTDVAKMINAPIFHVNGDDPEAVVYATQVALEYRQLFQKDVVIDLVCYRRLGHNEADEPNMTQPVMYSTIRSLPTTRAKYAQRLAEAGVVSEGGAKGLIDAYRTKLSNGGVTCCNSQTRSGLPAELQTHWKAYLGQPWRQHIDTTCSAEHIQSISARWISNIPADFVVHPRVFKVLEARAAMGRGEIAADWGFGENLAYATLVEEGFDVRLSGQDCGRGTFSHRHSVLHHQQRREQWIPLQHTADFQARFTVIDSVLSEEAVLAFEYGYATAEPDTLVIWEAQFGDFVNGAQVVIDQFISSGEQKWQRLCGLVMFLPHGLEGQGPEHSSARLERFVQMAAQENMHICIPSNPAQVFHMLRRQMLRKYRKPLIVFTPKSLLRHPLAVSPLEDFTLGQFEVVLDDVDITDVDAKEQVTRVILCSGKVFYDLLEERRKHTLTNTAIIRLEQLYPFPGQELVDVMEYYPNVKTVIWCQEEPVNQGAWNGIKHRFDAYDYTEVVCVSRPAMAAPAVGSLYMHQRQQQALVREALGLDGD
- a CDS encoding L,D-transpeptidase family protein codes for the protein MKRFYWWQLLPLMILLGVLSACSPRLEQQLLEINLPNTTTQVLLVTTSDWKTTDATLKRMEKRTAAWYPVGDAIPVKLGRNGLGWGAGLHTNPSDGVQKREGDGKAPAGVFRLGTAFGYAADAPQGLQMPYRTATERDYFVDAVDSADYNQWRSIRADQPNTPKQHWASFELMRRADHQYEYGMIVEHNTQPVTPGYGSAIFLHVWLDPQTPTSGCTGMDREHLLEVLRWLQPNTNPLLVQVPTDELGRLSL